One Phosphitispora fastidiosa DNA window includes the following coding sequences:
- a CDS encoding SpoVG family protein, whose protein sequence is MNITEVRIRRFSGDSKIRAFASVTIDDALVVHDIKVIEGRNGLFVAMPNKKVGEKYIDISHPITGQSRSLLFDAVLNEYSQLAIG, encoded by the coding sequence ATGAATATTACAGAGGTACGAATCAGAAGGTTTAGCGGGGACAGTAAGATCAGGGCTTTTGCTTCAGTTACAATTGATGATGCATTGGTAGTTCATGATATTAAGGTTATCGAAGGAAGAAACGGGTTATTTGTGGCTATGCCCAACAAAAAGGTTGGGGAAAAATATATAGATATATCCCATCCCATAACCGGTCAGAGCCGTTCCCTTCTCTTTGATGCAGTTTTAAATGAATACAGCCAATTAGCCATCGGATAA
- a CDS encoding RrF2 family transcriptional regulator, with product MRISTKGHYGVQAMFELAQHYGTGPVSLRAIAELQEISEHYLEQLIAGLRKAGLVSSVRGAQGGYILARDPADIKVGDIVRVLEGPIAPVECVNDNETEHCLRSEFCITRGVWEKVRDSIEDVLDSISLADMCREAEKEMKDCE from the coding sequence TTGAGGATATCCACCAAAGGTCATTATGGAGTCCAGGCGATGTTTGAATTAGCCCAGCACTATGGGACAGGGCCGGTATCCCTGAGAGCGATTGCAGAACTTCAGGAGATATCGGAACATTATCTGGAACAGTTGATCGCAGGTCTCCGCAAGGCCGGACTGGTTTCAAGTGTGAGGGGCGCCCAGGGCGGGTATATACTCGCGCGGGATCCGGCAGATATTAAAGTAGGGGACATTGTTAGGGTTCTTGAGGGTCCAATTGCACCTGTAGAATGTGTCAATGACAATGAAACAGAGCACTGTTTGAGGTCAGAGTTTTGCATTACGCGAGGAGTATGGGAAAAGGTCAGGGACAGCATTGAAGATGTCCTGGATTCGATATCTCTTGCAGATATGTGCAGGGAAGCCGAAAAGGAGATGAAGGATTGTGAATAA
- the nifS gene encoding cysteine desulfurase NifS, giving the protein MNKIYLDHSATTRTDEDVAKAMLEYMTDIYGNPSSVHSFGRSARKVVEEAREKVAKAIGAEPNEIIFTSGGTEADNLAIRGVAFANKKRGNHIITSSIEHHAVLDACKALEREGFQVTYLPVDENGMVNIDDIRNAITDQTILISIMHANNEVGTIQPIREIGALARDKGVFFHSDTVQSVGKIPVDVNELNIDLLSISAHKFYGPKGIGCLYMRKGVRMLPISFGGSQERKRRPGTLNVPGIAGFGLAIEKAVASLEEQAAFQSRLRDKLIRELTARVKDIKLNGHPTERLPNNVNLSFRYIEGESLLLSLDMKGVAASSGSACTSGSLDPSHVLLALGLSHEIAHGSLRMTLGKDNTEAEIDYVIEVLPEIVERLRAMSPLYAEREKANHQSKECCSNVQ; this is encoded by the coding sequence GTGAATAAAATATATCTTGATCACAGCGCTACGACCAGAACAGATGAAGATGTTGCTAAAGCAATGCTCGAATACATGACCGACATTTATGGAAATCCTTCCAGTGTACATTCCTTTGGCCGGTCAGCCCGGAAAGTTGTAGAAGAAGCCCGGGAGAAGGTAGCAAAAGCAATCGGGGCAGAGCCGAATGAAATTATTTTTACCAGCGGCGGAACTGAAGCAGATAACCTGGCTATCCGGGGAGTAGCCTTTGCCAATAAAAAAAGAGGTAATCATATTATTACTTCTTCAATAGAGCACCACGCTGTGTTGGATGCCTGCAAAGCGTTGGAAAGGGAAGGATTTCAGGTAACATACCTTCCTGTAGATGAAAATGGTATGGTAAATATTGATGATATCAGGAATGCTATTACCGACCAGACTATTCTGATTTCGATAATGCATGCTAATAATGAAGTTGGCACAATCCAGCCCATCAGAGAAATTGGAGCCCTGGCCAGGGATAAGGGAGTATTTTTCCACAGTGACACCGTACAGTCTGTTGGCAAGATACCGGTAGATGTGAATGAACTGAATATTGACCTGCTTTCCATTTCGGCACACAAGTTTTATGGTCCCAAGGGAATCGGCTGCCTATACATGAGAAAAGGAGTCCGCATGCTGCCGATTTCTTTTGGAGGGTCGCAGGAAAGAAAGCGCCGCCCGGGAACCCTTAATGTACCGGGAATTGCAGGCTTTGGCCTGGCTATCGAAAAAGCCGTTGCGTCTCTGGAGGAACAGGCAGCCTTCCAGTCCCGGCTTCGGGATAAGTTGATCAGGGAACTTACTGCCAGGGTGAAAGATATCAAACTTAATGGACATCCTACAGAAAGGCTGCCCAATAATGTTAACCTGAGCTTCCGCTATATTGAAGGGGAATCTCTGCTGCTAAGTCTGGACATGAAAGGCGTTGCCGCCTCCAGCGGGTCTGCCTGCACTTCCGGATCCCTTGACCCGTCTCATGTTCTGCTGGCGCTGGGACTGTCACATGAAATAGCCCATGGGTCACTGCGGATGACCCTTGGAAAAGATAATACCGAAGCAGAAATAGATTATGTTATTGAAGTTTTGCCTGAAATAGTAGAGAGACTGAGGGCTATGTCACCACTGTATGCCGAGAGGGAGAAGGCCAATCACCAAAGTAAGGAGTGCTGTTCAAATGTACAATGA
- the nifU gene encoding Fe-S cluster assembly scaffold protein NifU, with product MYNDKVMDHFTNPRNVGEVEDASGVGEVGNPTCGDIMRISIKVSDAGIIEDVKFKTFGCGAAIATSSMVTELVKGKTLEEALEVTNMAVAEALGGLPPVKMHCSNLAADALHKAIEDYKNKLEAK from the coding sequence ATGTACAATGATAAAGTAATGGATCATTTCACCAACCCCAGGAACGTGGGAGAGGTTGAGGATGCATCCGGTGTCGGGGAGGTTGGCAACCCAACCTGTGGAGATATAATGAGGATTTCTATTAAAGTCAGTGATGCCGGAATAATTGAAGATGTCAAGTTTAAGACCTTTGGCTGTGGGGCGGCAATAGCTACAAGCAGTATGGTTACTGAATTGGTCAAGGGAAAAACCCTTGAGGAAGCGCTTGAAGTTACTAATATGGCCGTTGCTGAGGCCCTGGGAGGACTGCCGCCCGTAAAAATGCACTGTTCCAACCTGGCAGCTGATGCCCTTCATAAGGCTATTGAGGACTATAAAAACAAGCTGGAGGCAAAATAA
- the mnmA gene encoding tRNA 2-thiouridine(34) synthase MnmA, which produces MHQKKKKIVVAMSGGVDSSLTAALLRDEGYEVIGVTMQIWPSDDPEKEADQGGCCSLSAVDDARRVADILDLPFYVMNFRDLFEVKVIEPFIGEYLAGRTPNPCINCNRFIKFDAFLNKAIGLGADYIATGHYARIAFSEEYGRYTICKARDERKDQTYALYNMNQQQLERTKMPLGEYTKDEVRRMAENYKLGVAHKPESQEICFVTDNNYHRFLREKAGEEINPGPFLDTQGKVLGQHEGMAYYTVGQRKGLGITFGEPMYVVALDPARNAVILGKNDEVFGTELLSGDNNMILFDKITAPLAVQAKIRYSAKPAEAVITPRESGRMKLKFSEPQRAITPGQAVVYYLGDWVVGGGTIEEKL; this is translated from the coding sequence ATGCATCAGAAAAAGAAAAAAATTGTTGTTGCCATGAGCGGAGGCGTGGACAGCTCACTGACAGCTGCACTGCTGCGGGATGAAGGATATGAGGTTATCGGTGTTACGATGCAGATTTGGCCTTCTGATGACCCGGAGAAAGAAGCGGATCAGGGAGGCTGCTGTTCTCTTTCGGCTGTTGACGATGCCAGGAGGGTGGCTGATATCCTCGACCTGCCGTTTTATGTGATGAACTTCAGGGATTTGTTTGAGGTTAAGGTGATTGAACCCTTTATCGGTGAGTACCTGGCCGGAAGGACACCTAACCCTTGTATAAACTGTAACAGGTTCATAAAGTTTGATGCTTTTTTAAACAAGGCGATAGGCCTGGGCGCCGACTATATAGCCACAGGCCACTATGCCCGGATTGCGTTCAGTGAGGAGTATGGTCGCTACACTATCTGCAAGGCACGGGACGAGCGCAAGGACCAGACCTATGCGCTTTATAATATGAACCAGCAGCAACTGGAAAGGACCAAGATGCCCCTTGGAGAGTATACCAAGGACGAGGTGCGCCGGATGGCGGAAAACTATAAGCTGGGGGTTGCTCATAAACCGGAGAGCCAGGAGATTTGTTTTGTCACTGATAATAATTACCACAGGTTCCTGCGTGAAAAGGCCGGGGAAGAGATAAATCCGGGTCCGTTTCTGGATACCCAGGGGAAAGTCCTGGGGCAGCACGAGGGGATGGCATATTATACCGTTGGGCAGCGGAAAGGACTCGGAATAACCTTTGGCGAACCCATGTATGTTGTCGCCCTTGACCCCGCAAGAAATGCTGTTATTTTGGGGAAAAATGATGAGGTTTTCGGTACGGAACTGCTGTCCGGTGACAATAACATGATTTTGTTTGACAAAATAACCGCACCACTGGCTGTGCAGGCGAAAATAAGGTACAGCGCAAAACCTGCCGAAGCTGTAATCACTCCTCGGGAGAGTGGCCGGATGAAGCTGAAATTTAGTGAGCCGCAAAGGGCTATTACTCCGGGACAGGCAGTTGTTTATTATCTGGGAGACTGGGTGGTGGGCGGCGGCACCATAGAAGAAAAGCTGTAA
- a CDS encoding zinc ribbon domain-containing protein: protein MNLARGEKMFKVVIASKAFGEINPGYMGLQQLELAAKVARNEQMKAEMKISTDKGAMLYKFTDLDEAGLRRVYAVLKSYARAMNQPGIFREYNFIDCRDDEEMRFRYLLIPEYRAVTALSGKKTVALSEVKQALKCPVCRSEIRPTQQQCPQCGAYSYKGGGRRYFESQRASYFPRGENSEQEPKMHLCKVDFINVQSKYRCTHATCVAELPIYLGCVYTVTPPVKPVNFHVVLNKPEGVDVSSSILPSIYDTRYVNSQDLELLRTNDAKMFCGSDTVPYLHVSFPVWDYTSLEEVGSHVNYILGSYNRYIEQEESTG, encoded by the coding sequence ATGAACTTGGCCCGGGGTGAAAAAATGTTTAAGGTCGTTATTGCCAGTAAAGCCTTCGGCGAAATTAACCCTGGCTACATGGGGCTCCAGCAATTGGAACTGGCTGCAAAAGTTGCCCGCAATGAGCAAATGAAAGCTGAAATGAAGATTTCCACTGATAAGGGCGCTATGTTGTATAAGTTCACTGACCTTGATGAGGCCGGTTTAAGGCGTGTTTATGCGGTTCTAAAGAGTTATGCCAGAGCTATGAATCAACCGGGTATTTTCAGGGAATATAATTTTATCGACTGCCGGGATGACGAAGAAATGAGGTTCCGTTATCTGCTGATTCCTGAGTACAGGGCGGTGACAGCGCTTTCGGGGAAAAAGACGGTGGCCTTATCTGAAGTAAAACAGGCCCTGAAATGCCCTGTATGCCGAAGTGAAATCAGGCCCACACAGCAGCAGTGTCCGCAGTGTGGGGCTTATTCATATAAAGGCGGAGGCCGGAGGTACTTCGAAAGTCAGCGGGCAAGTTATTTTCCGCGAGGCGAAAATAGTGAACAGGAACCTAAGATGCACCTGTGCAAGGTTGATTTTATCAATGTGCAAAGCAAATATCGCTGTACCCATGCCACCTGTGTCGCCGAACTGCCAATCTACCTTGGCTGTGTTTATACAGTAACACCCCCGGTCAAGCCGGTTAATTTCCATGTTGTGCTAAACAAACCCGAAGGTGTTGATGTAAGCAGCAGTATTTTACCTTCGATTTATGATACCCGCTATGTCAATTCCCAAGACCTGGAGCTGCTCAGAACCAACGATGCCAAGATGTTTTGCGGTTCTGATACAGTGCCCTACCTTCATGTCTCGTTCCCGGTATGGGATTATACTTCTCTTGAGGAAGTGGGGAGTCACGTAAACTATATTCTGGGCAGCTATAACAGATATATTGAACAGGAAGAGAGCACAGGGTGA
- a CDS encoding MtaA/CmuA family methyltransferase — protein sequence MSEMTSRERFMAALKGDEVDRLPVISVCQHATYEQMEKLNSFWPDALYDGEMMARLAGGAHAILGFDAVRLPFCQTHEAEAFGATLKDGGKTGLPSVKLHPYKIGDTVEFPDDFLKRGRIPKLLEGIKILKETVGDKVIVMGGIIGPFSIAGQIMEITSMLMEAYRKPDNLIHYIEMGEQAGTMLAKAMIDAGADVIAVEDMMASLDMISPPIYRKLAQPYEKKQVEALDVPVIIHICGKLDRIIVDIAQTGCAAISVEPVVNVPAALEKFKEEGITTPLIGAVDPVNTLFQGDVARVRAETADNIAKGFAMISPGCAVPPATKTENLIAIVDTVKGIS from the coding sequence ATGAGTGAGATGACAAGCCGGGAACGCTTTATGGCGGCATTAAAAGGAGATGAAGTTGACCGTTTACCTGTAATCAGTGTCTGCCAGCATGCAACCTATGAGCAGATGGAAAAACTGAACAGCTTTTGGCCTGATGCCCTGTATGACGGTGAAATGATGGCCAGGCTGGCCGGCGGGGCGCATGCGATACTGGGCTTTGATGCAGTCAGGCTGCCGTTCTGCCAGACCCATGAGGCCGAAGCCTTCGGCGCTACCCTGAAGGATGGCGGCAAAACGGGCCTGCCCAGTGTAAAGTTACACCCGTACAAGATTGGTGACACTGTTGAATTCCCTGATGACTTTCTGAAGCGGGGCCGGATTCCCAAACTGCTTGAAGGAATAAAAATCCTCAAGGAAACTGTTGGCGATAAGGTAATAGTCATGGGCGGTATCATCGGTCCCTTCAGTATTGCGGGCCAAATCATGGAGATTACCTCCATGCTGATGGAAGCCTACCGTAAGCCGGATAACCTGATTCATTACATTGAAATGGGAGAGCAGGCCGGTACGATGCTGGCAAAAGCCATGATAGATGCCGGCGCTGACGTCATCGCCGTAGAAGACATGATGGCATCACTGGACATGATCAGCCCCCCTATATACCGCAAACTGGCTCAGCCTTATGAAAAGAAACAAGTTGAAGCCCTGGATGTACCGGTCATTATCCATATCTGCGGCAAGCTTGACAGGATAATCGTGGATATAGCCCAAACCGGGTGTGCCGCCATCAGTGTAGAGCCTGTAGTCAATGTCCCGGCAGCCCTGGAGAAATTTAAGGAAGAAGGCATTACCACTCCCCTTATCGGAGCTGTTGATCCGGTAAATACCCTGTTCCAGGGAGATGTCGCCAGAGTCAGGGCGGAAACAGCGGACAACATTGCCAAGGGTTTTGCCATGATCTCACCTGGCTGTGCGGTACCTCCGGCCACCAAAACCGAAAATCTGATTGCAATTGTTGACACGGTAAAAGGCATATCTTGA
- a CDS encoding corrinoid protein, whose protein sequence is MSKEQILARLKDGVIEYDNEMVIGAANEALEQGIDAEEAIFDGLVAGIEEIGRLYELEEIFVPEMLLAADAMYAGLNILKPHMKKKEGGIKGQVIMGVVQGDVHDIGKNIVKMMFDVAGFEVHDLGRDVPLETFIEEQLNTNSDLVCLSAMMTTTMVGMPEIIGKLKEKNPNVKIMIGGAPVNENLAGQWGADGYAKDANNALKDAINMVASLRDMQITE, encoded by the coding sequence ATGAGTAAAGAACAGATTTTGGCAAGGCTCAAGGATGGAGTAATTGAATATGACAATGAAATGGTAATCGGAGCAGCCAATGAAGCCCTGGAGCAAGGTATCGATGCCGAGGAGGCAATATTTGACGGCTTGGTTGCCGGGATTGAGGAAATCGGCCGTTTATATGAACTTGAAGAAATATTTGTTCCCGAAATGTTATTGGCGGCAGATGCCATGTATGCCGGCTTAAATATTCTGAAACCACATATGAAGAAAAAAGAAGGCGGCATTAAAGGCCAGGTTATCATGGGTGTTGTTCAGGGTGATGTCCATGACATCGGCAAAAATATTGTCAAGATGATGTTTGACGTAGCCGGCTTTGAAGTACATGACCTGGGCCGCGATGTTCCCCTGGAGACTTTTATTGAGGAGCAATTGAATACAAACTCCGACCTGGTCTGTCTCTCTGCCATGATGACAACAACTATGGTGGGAATGCCTGAGATCATCGGGAAACTTAAGGAGAAAAACCCCAATGTCAAGATTATGATCGGCGGCGCGCCGGTAAATGAAAACCTCGCCGGTCAATGGGGGGCTGACGGCTATGCCAAGGATGCCAATAATGCCCTTAAGGATGCTATTAATATGGTTGCTTCTCTGAGAGATATGCAGATAACAGAATAG
- a CDS encoding corrinoid protein, giving the protein MAGDVCRKIWAKLHQGVLNYDEEIVVNASRDVLNHGLDIYECIMRGLLPGIEEVGELYERGEYFIAEMLMCSDALYAGLNVLRPHIKRENNVERKQVVIGVVAGDIHDIGKNIIKMMFDAAGFEVLDLGCDVPLDKFVNEQLRTDAEIVCLSAMMTTTMNGMSEIISRIKEKSPGVKVMVGGAPVNRYLANQWGADSYADNANNAIKYAIDMVSILKSLDKQRQAN; this is encoded by the coding sequence ATGGCTGGTGATGTTTGTAGAAAAATCTGGGCAAAATTGCATCAAGGGGTTTTAAACTATGATGAAGAAATAGTCGTGAACGCATCCCGGGATGTACTGAACCATGGCCTTGATATTTATGAATGCATTATGCGGGGTCTCCTGCCGGGGATCGAAGAAGTGGGAGAGCTGTATGAAAGAGGCGAGTATTTTATAGCAGAAATGCTGATGTGCTCTGATGCTTTGTATGCCGGGCTGAACGTTCTGCGCCCCCACATCAAAAGAGAAAACAATGTGGAAAGAAAGCAGGTTGTTATCGGGGTGGTTGCAGGAGATATTCATGATATTGGAAAAAATATCATCAAAATGATGTTCGATGCTGCCGGTTTTGAGGTTCTTGACCTGGGCTGTGATGTACCCCTGGATAAGTTTGTAAATGAACAGTTGCGCACCGATGCCGAAATAGTGTGCCTTTCAGCCATGATGACAACCACTATGAATGGTATGAGTGAAATAATCAGCCGGATAAAAGAAAAGAGCCCTGGGGTGAAGGTGATGGTAGGAGGCGCTCCTGTTAATAGGTATCTGGCAAATCAATGGGGCGCCGACAGTTATGCGGATAATGCTAATAATGCCATCAAATATGCAATTGATATGGTATCTATATTAAAATCTCTGGACAAGCAGCGACAGGCCAATTAG
- a CDS encoding sigma-54-dependent Fis family transcriptional regulator, producing MDRKLNRIYRSWEKFINNFEIEPYVIRPLVANSWHRCLRMRVDPCATLSDLRLLSQVQIEKRIKRRKRLIDAAMPFMNHLYNFVKGTDTLVCLADDQGMVLDVLKDSVIQYRTKHLCHHIGCDWSEAIAGTNSIGTALIDKKPVQITASEHYCKALHELTGSAAPIFSPERELMGVLCIVGMYQNVHPHTLGMVVAAVEAIENQLVSQKASYELLIAYNKVKTAIETMSDGLIAIEADGQITQLNSLGAKILQVAREDCLSKHVSDVLGADFPLLDAMTDGKEFEDKEFFLDTPSGGTRFTSTARVIRDKEGNITGMIATLREMDTVHKLVHKMVGAQATLTFDHIIGNDPQLHSLIKRAKRVARSGSTILLQGESGTGKEIFAQAVHNASGRSGGPFIVINCGAIPRELVESELFGYEDGAFTGARKGGRPGKFELANGGTIFLDEIGDMPLDIQSSLLRVLQERQVTRIGGQKAIPINTRVIAATNKNLAWEVEKGNFRLDLYYRLNVITFQLPGLRERPKDIPYLAQYFVEKISCRLGQNPPTITPEFYNCLTEYHWPGNVRELENVIEQALHMVESGILIPDHLPSRIYSSQKNTSPKSIQTHKLKNAEATVIMNTLESSNWNISKAAAVLGIGRNTLYRKIDRYNLRQDKSHG from the coding sequence GTGGACCGTAAACTCAATAGAATTTACCGGTCTTGGGAAAAATTTATAAACAATTTTGAGATTGAACCTTATGTAATCAGGCCCCTGGTAGCGAATTCGTGGCATCGTTGCCTAAGGATGAGGGTTGATCCCTGTGCAACTTTGAGCGACCTTCGCCTCTTGAGCCAGGTACAGATTGAAAAACGTATCAAACGCAGGAAAAGGCTTATTGATGCCGCGATGCCTTTTATGAATCATTTGTACAACTTTGTCAAGGGGACTGACACCCTGGTCTGCCTGGCAGATGACCAGGGAATGGTTCTGGATGTTTTAAAAGACTCGGTTATCCAATACCGGACTAAACATTTGTGCCATCATATAGGATGTGACTGGAGTGAAGCTATTGCAGGGACAAATTCAATAGGGACGGCATTGATTGATAAAAAACCGGTACAGATCACTGCCAGTGAGCATTACTGTAAAGCCCTCCATGAATTGACAGGCTCGGCAGCCCCGATTTTCAGTCCCGAACGGGAATTGATGGGGGTTTTATGCATTGTTGGAATGTATCAAAATGTGCATCCACATACCCTGGGGATGGTCGTTGCAGCTGTAGAGGCAATTGAAAACCAACTGGTCAGTCAGAAGGCGTCTTATGAATTACTGATAGCTTATAACAAAGTAAAGACAGCCATAGAAACAATGAGTGACGGCTTAATTGCCATTGAGGCTGATGGACAAATTACCCAGTTGAATTCATTAGGGGCAAAAATCCTTCAGGTGGCCCGGGAGGACTGTCTCAGCAAACATGTATCTGACGTTTTAGGAGCCGACTTTCCTTTGCTGGATGCCATGACCGATGGGAAAGAGTTTGAAGACAAGGAATTTTTCCTGGACACACCTTCCGGGGGGACACGCTTTACCTCTACTGCCAGAGTCATCAGGGATAAAGAAGGAAATATCACCGGAATGATTGCCACACTGCGGGAAATGGATACAGTACATAAGCTTGTTCATAAAATGGTGGGAGCGCAGGCCACCCTGACCTTTGATCACATTATTGGCAATGACCCGCAGCTGCATTCCCTGATAAAGCGTGCCAAAAGGGTTGCCCGGAGCGGATCAACTATCCTGCTGCAGGGCGAGAGCGGCACCGGGAAAGAGATTTTCGCCCAGGCAGTGCACAATGCCAGCGGCCGGAGCGGGGGCCCTTTTATTGTGATTAACTGTGGCGCTATTCCGCGCGAACTGGTTGAAAGCGAATTATTCGGATATGAAGACGGCGCTTTTACGGGCGCCAGGAAGGGAGGCAGGCCGGGCAAATTTGAGCTGGCAAACGGGGGCACTATTTTTCTTGATGAAATAGGTGATATGCCCCTTGATATTCAATCCAGCCTGTTAAGGGTATTACAGGAGAGGCAGGTTACCAGAATAGGCGGTCAGAAAGCAATACCGATTAATACAAGAGTAATAGCTGCTACCAACAAGAATTTAGCCTGGGAGGTAGAAAAAGGCAACTTCCGGCTGGACCTTTATTATCGGCTTAATGTAATCACCTTTCAACTGCCGGGTTTGCGGGAACGTCCCAAGGATATTCCTTACCTTGCACAGTATTTTGTGGAAAAGATAAGCTGCAGACTTGGTCAAAATCCACCAACAATTACCCCTGAATTCTATAATTGCCTAACCGAATATCACTGGCCGGGAAATGTCAGGGAACTGGAAAATGTCATCGAACAGGCCCTGCACATGGTAGAATCAGGTATTTTGATTCCAGATCATCTTCCTTCAAGAATTTACTCATCACAAAAAAATACCTCCCCAAAAAGTATCCAGACACATAAACTGAAAAATGCTGAGGCCACTGTAATCATGAACACCCTGGAATCCAGCAACTGGAACATTTCTAAAGCTGCTGCAGTTCTGGGAATTGGTCGGAACACCCTTTACAGAAAGATTGACAGATATAATTTGCGCCAGGATAAAAGCCATGGTTAA
- a CDS encoding cobalamin-dependent protein (Presence of a B(12) (cobalamin)-binding domain implies dependence on cobalamin itself, in one of its several forms, or in some unusual lineages, dependence on a cobalamin-like analog.) — protein MPIRDYSKVFVRYDLVTESPYYSIKRSAGENQTMAKVIECVILGDLDNVVNVVKSALEEEDPVDVIYNGLIAGIKEVSILWDEGVYYLPQTLLASDAMLLGLKICEERLGSPVRKRGLAITHTAEGDIHDLGQKIVNALLRASGFEVIDLGKDVSVSEVVEAVRENNPDIVCGTAHLSTTMGAFKRISDRMKEEGLSVPFACGGGGGVTLSFITSFDYGIYGKDASLAPKMAEDAERGMSWEGLRRKYNG, from the coding sequence ATGCCTATCCGGGATTATTCAAAAGTGTTTGTCCGTTATGATTTGGTTACTGAGAGTCCGTATTATTCCATTAAGAGGAGTGCCGGGGAAAATCAGACCATGGCTAAGGTGATTGAATGTGTGATCCTTGGCGATCTTGACAACGTTGTCAATGTTGTCAAGTCAGCCCTGGAAGAAGAAGACCCTGTAGATGTCATTTACAATGGACTGATCGCTGGGATTAAAGAAGTCAGCATCTTATGGGATGAAGGGGTTTATTATCTGCCGCAGACCCTCCTGGCTTCTGATGCTATGCTCCTGGGACTGAAAATCTGTGAGGAAAGACTGGGGAGTCCGGTGCGGAAAAGGGGGCTCGCTATTACCCACACTGCCGAAGGAGATATTCATGATCTGGGGCAGAAGATTGTTAATGCCTTACTTCGGGCCAGTGGTTTTGAGGTTATTGACCTTGGCAAGGATGTTTCGGTGTCTGAGGTGGTCGAAGCTGTCAGGGAAAATAATCCTGATATTGTCTGTGGCACGGCTCACCTGAGTACAACCATGGGAGCTTTTAAGAGGATATCTGACAGGATGAAGGAAGAGGGATTGAGTGTTCCCTTTGCCTGTGGCGGAGGAGGGGGAGTGACCCTCTCTTTTATCACCAGCTTTGATTACGGTATTTATGGAAAGGATGCTTCTCTCGCACCCAAAATGGCTGAGGACGCGGAACGCGGGATGTCATGGGAAGGGCTCAGACGAAAATACAACGGCTGA